The following proteins are encoded in a genomic region of Catellatospora sp. TT07R-123:
- a CDS encoding RICIN domain-containing protein, translated as MSRSLTGRALAAAVAVATAAALTLLVAPPAQAAVSGRNLPANGKIRMFMGQDSSTLADYKRDVLDPSASVPRPGGVTLYTNLLLGGTPGPLAGFYGAVDYGSGTVDFPATLSQYPGAALAVGLYLSDATSGCGNQPLRAIMGRNDADVTSGNPSLITSYRAKVDEMVNWLKNTGREVFLRIGYEYDGPWNCYSADFYKAAFQYIKGRIDALGAAKVATVWQSAAWPINESPNNPEYNYIVTAANHFDVWYPGDAYVDWVAMSAFYGATYNQVQWSCKTPATSPRALQDRVLSFARSHSKPVMIAEASPQGFTTGAKTSSCIFTKNPQPTTGDSIWNIWYADFFGYIAANADVIRAVAYINTNWDAQTQWQCNGAPAGQPGCANGYWGDSRVQADATIKSRFITEIGNGRWVNGTGTTAPERTIRGVGSNRCLDVSGGRTADGTKVQLWDCLNNGAQKWRVESDGSLVNTNSGKCLDVAGGGTANGTIVQLWTCLGNGAQKWTVNGNGNIVNPASGKCLDADGWGTANGTQMIIWTCGSPVQSNQNWVVS; from the coding sequence ATGTCCCGTTCCCTCACCGGCCGCGCATTGGCCGCAGCCGTGGCGGTGGCCACGGCCGCCGCGTTGACGCTGCTGGTCGCGCCGCCCGCCCAGGCGGCCGTCAGCGGTCGCAACCTGCCGGCCAACGGCAAGATCCGCATGTTCATGGGCCAGGACTCCAGCACCCTGGCCGACTACAAGCGCGACGTGCTCGACCCCAGCGCCTCGGTGCCCCGGCCGGGCGGCGTCACGCTGTACACCAACCTGCTGCTCGGCGGCACGCCCGGCCCGCTGGCCGGCTTCTACGGCGCGGTCGACTACGGCTCGGGCACGGTCGACTTCCCGGCGACCCTGAGCCAGTACCCGGGTGCCGCGCTGGCGGTGGGCCTGTACCTGTCGGACGCGACCAGCGGCTGCGGCAACCAGCCGCTGCGGGCCATCATGGGCCGCAACGACGCCGACGTCACCTCGGGCAACCCCAGCCTGATCACCTCGTACCGGGCGAAGGTCGACGAGATGGTCAACTGGCTGAAGAACACCGGCCGCGAGGTCTTCCTGCGCATCGGCTACGAGTACGACGGCCCGTGGAACTGCTACAGCGCGGACTTCTACAAGGCGGCGTTCCAGTACATCAAGGGCCGGATCGACGCCCTCGGCGCGGCGAAGGTCGCCACGGTGTGGCAGTCGGCCGCGTGGCCGATCAATGAGAGCCCGAACAACCCGGAGTACAACTACATCGTCACCGCCGCCAACCACTTCGACGTGTGGTACCCGGGTGACGCGTACGTCGACTGGGTCGCGATGTCGGCGTTCTACGGCGCGACGTACAACCAGGTGCAGTGGAGCTGCAAGACCCCGGCGACCTCGCCGCGGGCGCTGCAGGACCGGGTGCTGTCGTTCGCCCGGTCGCACAGCAAGCCGGTCATGATCGCCGAGGCGTCGCCGCAGGGCTTCACCACCGGCGCCAAGACCTCCAGCTGCATCTTCACCAAGAACCCGCAGCCGACCACCGGCGACAGCATCTGGAACATCTGGTACGCCGACTTCTTCGGCTACATCGCGGCCAACGCCGACGTGATCCGGGCGGTGGCGTACATCAACACCAACTGGGACGCCCAGACCCAGTGGCAGTGCAACGGTGCCCCGGCGGGCCAGCCCGGCTGCGCCAACGGCTACTGGGGCGACTCGCGGGTGCAGGCCGACGCGACGATCAAGAGCCGGTTCATCACCGAGATCGGCAACGGCCGCTGGGTCAACGGCACCGGCACCACCGCGCCGGAGCGCACCATCCGGGGCGTCGGCTCCAACCGCTGCCTGGACGTGTCGGGCGGGCGGACCGCCGACGGCACCAAGGTGCAGCTGTGGGACTGCCTCAACAACGGCGCCCAGAAGTGGCGCGTGGAGTCCGACGGCTCGCTGGTCAACACGAACTCGGGCAAGTGCCTGGACGTCGCGGGCGGCGGCACCGCCAACGGCACGATCGTGCAGCTGTGGACCTGCCTGGGCAACGGTGCGCAGAAGTGGACGGTCAACGGCAACGGCAACATCGTGAACCCGGCGTCGGGCAAGTGCCTGGACGCCGACGGCTGGGGCACCGCCAACGGCACCCAGATGATCATCTGGACCTGCGGCAGTCCGGTCCAGTCCAACCAGAACTGGGTCGTGTCCTGA
- a CDS encoding ABC transporter ATP-binding protein, whose amino-acid sequence MGNEITTGEIVVSGLTKHYKQVRAVDGLSFTVRPGRVTGFLGPNGAGKTTTLRMILNLVTPTAGAATIGGARYADLADPLRAVGAVLEASSAHKGRTGRNHLRVVCAAAGLPASRADEALELVGLTSAANRKFKGYSLGMRQRLGIAAAMVGDPRVLILDEPANGLDPEGIRWMRDLLQKLAGEGRTVLVSSHLLSEMELLADDVVIIAAGRLVAQGTVEEVIGQAGSAGTVRVRTPHPDALLAALDGITGTPGEDGALVLSGVTAEQVGDAALRAGVALHELVTERPDLERVFLDLTAGKEAIR is encoded by the coding sequence ATGGGCAATGAGATCACCACTGGTGAGATCGTCGTCTCCGGCTTGACCAAGCATTACAAGCAGGTCAGGGCCGTGGACGGGCTTTCGTTCACCGTCAGGCCCGGTCGGGTGACCGGGTTCCTCGGTCCGAACGGCGCCGGCAAGACCACGACTCTTCGCATGATTCTGAACCTGGTCACCCCGACCGCGGGCGCGGCGACGATCGGCGGCGCACGCTACGCCGACCTCGCCGATCCGCTGCGCGCCGTGGGTGCCGTATTGGAGGCGTCGAGCGCGCACAAGGGACGTACCGGACGCAACCACCTGCGGGTGGTCTGCGCCGCGGCCGGCCTGCCGGCCTCCCGCGCCGACGAGGCGCTGGAGCTGGTCGGGCTGACCTCGGCCGCGAACCGCAAGTTCAAGGGCTACTCCCTGGGTATGCGCCAGCGCCTGGGCATCGCCGCCGCCATGGTCGGCGACCCGCGGGTGCTCATCCTCGACGAGCCCGCCAACGGCCTGGACCCCGAGGGCATCCGCTGGATGCGCGACCTGCTGCAGAAGCTCGCGGGCGAGGGGCGCACCGTCCTGGTCTCCAGCCACCTGCTGTCGGAGATGGAGCTGCTGGCCGACGACGTCGTCATCATCGCCGCGGGCCGGCTGGTCGCGCAGGGCACGGTCGAGGAGGTGATCGGCCAGGCGGGCAGCGCGGGTACGGTGCGCGTACGCACGCCCCACCCGGACGCCCTGCTCGCCGCCCTGGACGGGATCACCGGCACGCCCGGCGAGGACGGCGCGCTGGTGCTGTCGGGCGTCACCGCCGAGCAGGTCGGCGACGCCGCGCTGCGCGCCGGGGTGGCCCTGCACGAACTGGTCACCGAGCGCCCCGACCTGGAGCGCGTCTTCCTCGACCTCACGGCAGGCAAGGAGGCGATCCGGTGA
- a CDS encoding ABC transporter permease subunit, translating into MRLIRSEFLKIRTTNVWWLFSLGALGLLVLAFTVNALNMHFGVLHAPPESTEGMDPATAAQLAAMTAPKALTSYMVTSGQYFGLMFVMLIGIITVTNEFYHQTATTTFLATPHRSSVILAKAAVGGFFGVVLWLVTTALTIPATVIFLNAEDITPALGEWEVVRAILLNGLAYALWALIGIGIGVLIRSQIGATITAMVVYTVGTIAVSIIVTVLHNVLDWPWVDNIQWAMPSLASTLMTSGTDLPDQPHYWVGAVVLLAWAVVTGLLGTLLTRTRDVS; encoded by the coding sequence GTGAGGCTCATCCGCAGCGAGTTCCTGAAGATCCGCACCACCAACGTGTGGTGGCTGTTCTCCCTCGGCGCCCTCGGCCTGCTCGTGCTGGCCTTCACCGTCAACGCGCTGAACATGCACTTCGGCGTGCTGCACGCGCCACCCGAGAGCACCGAGGGCATGGACCCCGCGACGGCCGCGCAGCTGGCCGCGATGACGGCCCCGAAGGCGCTGACCTCGTACATGGTGACCTCGGGCCAGTACTTCGGGCTCATGTTCGTGATGCTCATCGGCATCATCACGGTGACCAACGAGTTCTACCACCAGACCGCCACCACCACGTTCCTGGCCACCCCGCACCGCAGCTCGGTGATCCTGGCCAAGGCCGCGGTCGGCGGCTTCTTCGGCGTGGTGCTGTGGCTGGTGACCACGGCGCTGACGATCCCGGCCACGGTGATCTTCCTCAACGCCGAGGACATCACCCCGGCCCTGGGCGAGTGGGAGGTCGTGCGGGCGATCCTGCTCAACGGCCTGGCGTACGCGCTGTGGGCGCTGATCGGCATCGGCATCGGCGTGCTGATCCGCAGCCAGATCGGTGCCACCATCACCGCGATGGTCGTCTACACCGTCGGCACCATCGCGGTGTCGATCATCGTGACCGTGCTGCACAACGTGCTGGACTGGCCCTGGGTCGACAACATCCAGTGGGCGATGCCGTCCCTGGCGTCGACCCTGATGACCAGCGGCACCGACCTGCCGGACCAGCCGCACTACTGGGTCGGGGCGGTGGTGCTGCTCGCCTGGGCGGTGGTCACCGGGCTGCTCGGCACGCTGCTGACCCGTACCCGCGACGTGTCCTGA
- a CDS encoding DUF6301 family protein: protein MTLVQPIASPVVRDVLTTVRDWRWTWSSDEVPALLAQLGWTVAVEVPGGAILAEPPWGVPGLKHSVAMARGGVQYVDIKLSTRAPEQSEQTLADLNDAFVQVIADATAVLGPADESRPGPAPAQRWQLDNGVLTVVRTSWTVGATWADARFAQEPLTAGAA from the coding sequence GTGACCCTCGTGCAGCCCATCGCCTCCCCGGTCGTGCGCGACGTGCTGACCACGGTGCGGGACTGGCGCTGGACCTGGTCGTCCGACGAGGTGCCCGCGTTGCTGGCTCAGCTGGGCTGGACCGTGGCCGTGGAGGTCCCCGGCGGGGCGATCCTGGCCGAGCCGCCGTGGGGCGTGCCGGGGCTGAAGCACTCCGTCGCGATGGCCCGCGGCGGCGTGCAGTACGTCGACATCAAGCTCAGCACCCGCGCCCCGGAGCAGTCGGAGCAGACCCTGGCCGACCTCAACGACGCGTTCGTGCAGGTCATCGCGGACGCCACCGCCGTGCTCGGCCCGGCCGACGAGTCCCGGCCCGGCCCGGCCCCGGCGCAGCGCTGGCAGCTGGACAACGGCGTGCTGACCGTCGTGCGCACCTCGTGGACGGTCGGGGCGACCTGGGCCGACGCGCGGTTCGCGCAGGAGCCGCTGACGGCGGGTGCCGCGTGA